The Bosea sp. AS-1 region GGCTCTTCTCGGATCTCGCGTCGACATCGTGAGCTCGTTGAGTGTCAATTAGGAAGCTGTAGTCGACGCTCCTGGCCTGCCCCCTGAAAAGTGGTCCTCCGTGAAGTAGGCTTTTTGAGCCTTGGAGGATGCCGCTATGGCGCAGAAGAAGCATAAGCCTGAAGAGATCGTCGCGAAGCTGCGGCAGGTCGACGTGTTGTTGTCGCAAGGTCGGCCGGTTGCCGAGGCGATCCGCACGCTCGGAGTGACGGCCTTCACCTATTATCGTTGGCGCAAGGAGTTCGGCGGCCTGAAGAGCGACCAGGTGAAGCGCTTGAAGGACCTCGAGAAGGAGAACGAGCGGTTGCGCAAGGCTGTCTCGGACCTGACGCTTGAGAAGCTGATCCTGGCCGAGGCTGCCCGGGGAAACTTCTGAGCCCCGCCCGGCGTCGTCGCTGTGTCGAGCATGTCGTGTTGAAGCTCCGGGTTTCGGAGCGACTGGCGTGCCGGGTCCTGGGGCAGCATCGTTCGACGCAGCGAAAGCAGCCGACCGGTCGATCCGACGGTCTTCGTGAACGTGACCACCGACATGGCGATCACACGCGAAGAGGTCTTCGGCCCCGTGGTCACGATCCAGGGTTACGAGGATGAGGACGAGGCGATCCGCCTCGCGAACGATACGGATCTCGGCCTCAGCGGGAGCATCTACGGCCGGGATGTGGAGCGCGCCTATGCGCTCGCTTGCCGGGTTCGAACCGGCCAGGTCGGCATCAATGGCGTCGAACTCGCGCCCTCCGTGCCGTTCGGTGGCCGCAAGTTCTCCGGCATCGGGCGCGAGGGCGGGCCGGAAGGCCTCGAGGGCTTCCTCGAGACCAAGGCCGTCTTCATGCCGGTGCCGGCCTGAGAACGCGCGGTCCAGAGGTACCTGAGGAACAACCCATGAAAAGAATGTCCAGGATCAAGACGATCTTTGTTGCCCTGGCGGTGACGGCGTTCGCCGCGGTTCCCTGCGCCTGGGACAGCCGCGACATCCACGATGCCTCGTGGCTCCCGGCGATCGTCTCCCTGCTGACCGGCACCGC contains the following coding sequences:
- a CDS encoding aldehyde dehydrogenase family protein, which translates into the protein MNVTTDMAITREEVFGPVVTIQGYEDEDEAIRLANDTDLGLSGSIYGRDVERAYALACRVRTGQVGINGVELAPSVPFGGRKFSGIGREGGPEGLEGFLETKAVFMPVPA